The sequence CCTGTAATTAATGCTATCTCCACTTTTTCAAATGACAAAGTGATGAACggcaacaataaaaaataatgcatgTCACTGGCGTGATTTTGTGGCTCGCTTTATCTCCAAGATGAATAATTATGTAAActttattttacctttaaatTCACccctttatttctgtttcattgTGGTATTTGTACTTGCAGGTTGTGGACATTCCAGAGGAGCTGATAGAAAATCATGACCTGACTGTGGACTACATCCTCACGCCCACTAGTGTTATTAAAACAGACTGCCAACGCCCCAAACCACAGGGAATCATCTGGACTAAGGTAATTGAGGTTCTCTTTGCTGTGTGTACGGATAAGTCTACAATACAACTCTTATATTCCTCTGGTGAGGTCATGAAAGCTCAGACTTCaagtttcaaatgtattttaatggATCTAGGGCTACTTGTTATTCAAACAATTGATCAGTTGGAAAAGTCTGTCAAGTCAGATGATCTTATCAGAACCATCATCTTTATGATGATTATACCACGGGATCTAAAGGAGTCATTCACAAGTTTGCACTGATTTGAAGgataaaaatgtagaaaaaacaaacatctttaCAGATACAGTACGTCCCGTCACTCACACTCCCCCCTGGTCACCTGTCATGTTTACACAATAAGTGCACTAGCGCTTTTAGGTGCTCAGGGGGTCTGCATTATTAAAGTAGCATAGAGTTCAAGttcactttatttataaagcacactTAAAAACAAGTGTCGACCAAGGTGCTGTACAAGTATatgcaaaacacaaagacatgacaaaaaaaataaacaagcaaatcATATAGAATCAAAGGCTGCAGAAAAGAGATGGGTTTGAAGGTGCAATTTAAAGGTGCCAATAGAAGGGGCAAATCTAATACTGGGGGGGCAGAGCGCTCCACAGTCCAGGGGCCACAACAGCAAAAGCACGATCCCCAGCTCTTAAAGAGGCGCTCTGTCCTGAGCACCTTATAAAACATTTAACCCCTAGCCTTTGTGATACTGCCCTCCAGTGGACATGTGTGAAAACACCCCCTGCCAGATGACTTATACATTCATTCAGCTGCCTTTATGCAAATCTGTGTGCATTTCATTTCTTTGTGATAATATTTGTGACTGTATTACTCTAATTGATTTTCGTTGTAATGTATCCCTAATGTAAATTATGAAACATCTGAAAGTATTGCACTCAATACATATTTTAACCTCCTCTGCTCATTCCCTTTTTGAACTGTTCATCCTTTTAACCAAATTTACTCTTAGagtgatttttcagtgacattaACTTAACCTTAAGAGTttgtttttgatatatttttataAAAATGACTAGGAATCGGCtgtcaaacacaaaaaaatgaaaaacggcttgaaaaaaaaactgtaaagtaGCCAACGTTGAAAATAATTAACTGCATCCGCAcctcactttttttctttttttttttacctcacttTGTCTTGATAGCATTTTCAAGTCGAGCACCTCAGGCCTCTGTTTGGTTTAAAATTTGAGTCTAGACCTTAAACTGTTTATGATTCACCAGCACTGGCAGGCGAAAAAGTTGAGTCTTTGCCACCTGtcaatttttcttttattcaagATGTTGGCGGGGTTTATTTCTAACATCTAGAGAGTTTCTACGTAACCCCTGGGTCCCTTAAGACACGCATGTAAGTAAACAGGACCCAGTGACCTCACAGACAGGAAGGCCATGTCTGATCATCAAAGACTCCTCTGCCCGGCCAGCTTGGCTCTGCAGGGGCAGTGGAAAGACGGGTCAAACAGGCCAGTGTAAAAACAATAGCCTCATATATCCTTTACAGCACTGGTCACCATCAAAGCCCCCCAAGACAGTCTTAGACCTGAGGAATCAAGAGAGCATTCTTTATTTTTAACTGCTTGTGAAGTGAAATGTCCTATCGCCATAAAGATAGTTAGTTGTATAATTACGATCACGTGGTTTGTGAGCAGGATGGAATAACACCAATTAATTTGTCAGCTGTCATCGTGCTACTCATTTAACACATCTACAGGAATGCTGCATGGCTCAGAGCAAGGCTGTCTGTATGCTATCTGTGACCCTCCTTCAGCCTCACTGAGCATGTCCAGTTTTATATCTTCAGCTGGACACGGACAAGCTGGAGAAGATCCCCATCCTGAAGAAGCTGCTCGCTCTGGAGGAGCAGGCAGGCAAGGATGTCACGCTGGGGACGGCGCCCGCTGCGGAGGAGCCTGGTCTCCAGGCTGATCAGAAACCCAAGAGGCAGAGCAGACGGAGGCCGAGGCGAAACACGCAGCAGGATGCTGAGGGGGAATCCAAAGAGGACTCCAGGCAGGAGAACAGAGCGCAGTCGGAGCAGAAACCCAGGCGGGGGCCAGCTAGAGTGAGgaaagaaagcagaggagacGGTAGGGAAGATGGAAGGGTGGAAGGCAGGAGAGGTGGTGAgggggaaagcagagaggggggaaaagggaTGAGTGGGAGAagtggtgggaggaggagagagaaggcctttgaggagagggaaagtgatGCCGTGTCTCAACGCAAGCTCCCCCCGACTGTAACCACAGTGTACCTGGGAGGCATCCCCGCTGGGCTGCGTGTCAGCGAGCTGAAGACCGCCCTGCGAGAGCGGGAGGCCGCGCCGCTGAGGCTCACCTGGCAGGGAGCGCAGCACAGGGCCTTCCTGGACTACATCGACCCTCAGGCTGCGGACCGGGCCCTGGAGTCTCTGCAGGGCCTCTCTCTGAATGGCCACGATCTGCAGGCTGAGCTGGCCAAGAGCCAGAGGGGCGGCAGGAGGTCTGGACTGCCCAATAGGAGACCCAGACCAACAACAGCTCCAAAAAATAAAACGGCATCAGAGAGTAGTGGTGACACCCATGAAAACACTCAGCAGTAATAGCAGTCGAAACCTACACAGCCCAACAAATACTACATGTATTACTTGTGGAGCCATCTTAAATGCCTTAAGCAGAGTTTAGTTTGTTTCTAATATCTCTGGATTTATTACAGTAGATCCTCAATTATATGAATCTCAGACATCTGAAGTGACTGCTCAtcctaatggggacaacaacaaaaaatatgaataaatgaaataagcagcagcagtactTTTAAGAATGGGAATTTCATTACTGTATCGCGGCATCTCAAAGCATTTCACTTGAAAAGTATTTTGTACATGCCGTTTTGGAATACATATTGTTTTCTTTACACACGCCTCCTGGTCTGTGTTTCCCAGAGCGTTCCCCGGCGCCTTCATGGCTTTGAGTGGTtcttagattagattagatattTTTCTCTTAAACTTGAAGAGTTCAGTATATTTTGTTTCCTCACCCAAGTATCATTGATTACCAAACAGTGATTCTCTGATTGTCCTCTTGCAGTGTGAGCAAATTAAAGAATCAAACTAAGAACTACTCAAGATGTATATGCTCTTGGAAACATAGTCCAGTAAAACCTCCATTTCTGAGTTCATAGAAATGAGATGTCATATACAGtcctgtatgtctgtatgtatgtattatagTGGAGGAATAGGAATTTAGACTTTGCATCACAGACTCCTTCACTTAGAGTTCAGACAATGTTAAAAGGTCTGTAATATTCTCAAGTTTTTCAGAATATTTTGTGTAATAAATACACTGTATTTAAGAAGttcaaacatttgtttttgtagttttcttTATAACAATGACCAGCTAGAATGCCATGGTTAATTCACCTGATGCCAGTATGATACCAACCTCAGTCTGTAAGGAATGAGAAGCAGCAGTATGCCTGGATGAACTGTGCTGTAGTCTTAATGCATCTCCTTGTCAAGTACTGTAACCTTCTCTAGTAATGCATTTGTCTATATTGGTTCAGGTTTGGTCTCGATCCCAGGTCTTCCAGCTgctttttaaacaaaatttGGCAGTCCACCCTcaagtattttattattttttggatAGGTACAATGAAGAGAAACTGTAAGATGGGTGGGGAGAGATGTGACAGCATAGAATGAGCGCCAAGACTTGATCTTGTTTAGTTAAGTATACATTGTATTTGCAGACTAGACATAACATATCCACTTAATCAACCTGAGCTTGGATTGTAGGGGGCAGGTGATGAAGAGACATCAATGCATCAGCAGGTGTGTCGGGGTGGGGGGTAtcaggtgatatctcagacagcACTTGTctgtctgattttgatgaaattctACCAGCGTTTAAGAAATTTCGCTAACTGCCCTTTTGGGGGCGCTAGAATTAGAGGTCAAAATTTAAAACATTGAAAGGCCCCAACTCCTACGTGGTAAGTCCAATTGACACAAAGCTTGctacacacatccagctatccTAACAAAATACACTGACTGGCCTAATGAaggtgctataattaaaggtcaaaaatatTACTCAAATGTGATATCCCAGACCAttgatctgattttgacaaaacttggagggatgatgcatcttcacactgtGTTCCAGCGTTTAAAAATTACACTGCTTGCCCTGATGAggacgctataattaaaggtcaaaattgaaaactttgaaaggccTCAACTGGTCcaccactggtccgattttgaagAAACATATGAGAGATGATACATGTTACTGATTGCCCTAtagggtgcctgcatcattcctGAGGGATGACATGTACTTGCCTTGTTTCAAAGATGACATATCTATCTATGGTAGTGCCGGTTGGTTCCTAGACAGAACAGGTTAAGTCAAACTGATGTCATAGAAATACCAAGAGTATCATGCACATACAAGCCGTATAACCAGACCTTTGCATCTAATCAAGTATCAAGCGCCCCCTGCTTAATCTTTTAATTAtatctttctgtgtttctgcccGGCATAGCACCAACATTACCTGGTACCTGATCACTATCATGTTGGTCTGCTTTGCCAGAGAAGTGCCTTGTTTTTCAGGGAGGTCTGGACTGCTGAGGGATGAGCACATGGCATGTCTGTCTCCACAGAGCAGGCCTCAGGCTTTTTATGGAGCTGTCATCCAGGCCCGGCTAGGGAACAGCTGTGGAGCCCCATCTCACCCCCTCAGTCCGCCAAAGTACTGAACCCCAGCTAATGTCATCGGTTTGCTAATGCATCGTCCCGCTGCTGTTGAGCCTGCTGCCCCTGTGCACTATGGCATGCTCATACAAGGGAATTTCACTGGGGTTCAGTTAGTGGTCATGTTGCCAGATAACAAGGCTGCACAAGTAATACAAAATCCTGCATGTTACAG is a genomic window of Centroberyx gerrardi isolate f3 chromosome 1, fCenGer3.hap1.cur.20231027, whole genome shotgun sequence containing:
- the mthfsd gene encoding methenyltetrahydrofolate synthase domain-containing protein isoform X2 — translated: MVADGLKHSGATKWDIRQKVWDYIEEKNLANFPRPVHNRIPNFKGAFTACARVSELQAFTQTAEVKVDPDKPLEGARLAVLQARKTLLVPTPRLRTGLFNKITPPQEASKEQLRVCSTSQGVKEFSVPVGLDAKVKVDLVVVGSVAVSEKGYRIGKGEGYADMEYGMMVSMGAVDESTVVVTVVHDCQVVDIPEELIENHDLTVDYILTPTSVIKTDCQRPKPQGIIWTKLDTDKLEKIPILKKLLALEEQAGKDVTLGTAPAAEEPGLQADQKPKRQSRRRPRRNTQQDAEGESKEDSRQENRAQSEQKPRRGPARVRKESRGDGREDGRVEGRRGGEGESREGGKGMSGRSGGRRREKAFEERESDAVSQRKLPPTVTTVYLGGIPAGLRVSELKTALREREAAPLRLTWQGAQHRAFLDYIDPQAADRALESLQGLSLNGHDLQAELAKSQRGGRRSGLPNRRPRPTTAPKNKTASESSGDTHENTQQ
- the mthfsd gene encoding methenyltetrahydrofolate synthase domain-containing protein isoform X3 is translated as MEPVIQIHSGATKWDIRQKVWDYIEEKNLANFPRPVHNRIPNFKGAAEACDRLAVLQEFKSSQTVKVNPDRPQQQARFVTLEARKTLLVPTPRLRTGLFNKITPPQEASKEQLRVCSTSQGVKEFSVPVGLDAKVKVDLVVVGSVAVSEKGYRIGKGEGYADMEYGMMVSMGAVDESTVVVTVVHDCQVVDIPEELIENHDLTVDYILTPTSVIKTDCQRPKPQGIIWTKLDTDKLEKIPILKKLLALEEQAGKDVTLGTAPAAEEPGLQADQKPKRQSRRRPRRNTQQDAEGESKEDSRQENRAQSEQKPRRGPARVRKESRGDGREDGRVEGRRGGEGESREGGKGMSGRSGGRRREKAFEERESDAVSQRKLPPTVTTVYLGGIPAGLRVSELKTALREREAAPLRLTWQGAQHRAFLDYIDPQAADRALESLQGLSLNGHDLQAELAKSQRGGRRSGLPNRRPRPTTAPKNKTASESSGDTHENTQQ
- the mthfsd gene encoding methenyltetrahydrofolate synthase domain-containing protein isoform X1 — protein: MEPVIQIHSGATKWDIRQKVWDYIEEKNLANFPRPVHNRIPNFKGAFTACARVSELQAFTQTAEVKVDPDKPLEGARLAVLQARKTLLVPTPRLRTGLFNKITPPQEASKEQLRVCSTSQGVKEFSVPVGLDAKVKVDLVVVGSVAVSEKGYRIGKGEGYADMEYGMMVSMGAVDESTVVVTVVHDCQVVDIPEELIENHDLTVDYILTPTSVIKTDCQRPKPQGIIWTKLDTDKLEKIPILKKLLALEEQAGKDVTLGTAPAAEEPGLQADQKPKRQSRRRPRRNTQQDAEGESKEDSRQENRAQSEQKPRRGPARVRKESRGDGREDGRVEGRRGGEGESREGGKGMSGRSGGRRREKAFEERESDAVSQRKLPPTVTTVYLGGIPAGLRVSELKTALREREAAPLRLTWQGAQHRAFLDYIDPQAADRALESLQGLSLNGHDLQAELAKSQRGGRRSGLPNRRPRPTTAPKNKTASESSGDTHENTQQ